In Amaranthus tricolor cultivar Red isolate AtriRed21 chromosome 5, ASM2621246v1, whole genome shotgun sequence, a genomic segment contains:
- the LOC130814235 gene encoding protein trichome birefringence-like 45 produces the protein MAFASSSSSCSSSITYSVSKLFLYTFLTLSLRFRPNSSALLVKLRHTFRNHHKLVNPVIQTNQTYSCNLFVGSWVFDESYPLYQSSHCPFIDPEFNCKLYGRPDSTYLKYRWKPASCDLPRFNGVEFLQRMRGKRIMFVGDSLGRNQWESLICMIFSALPRSSPTHIIKGDPLTTFSFLEYGVKISFYRAPYLVDIDIVEGKRILKLDEISGNGNAWQGVDVLIFNTGHWWTHKGSLQGWDYMESGGMLYEDMDRLTAFYHGLTTWARWLDANLDITRTRVIFQSISPTHYNPTEWTSGSLAMTKNCYGETYPASGMVYATDGYPAEDADKMRIVDTVLKEMSVPVYLLDITMLSAMRKDAHPSIYSGDLKPYQRANPQKSADCSHWCLPGLPDTWNHLFYTALLF, from the exons ATGGCttttgcttcttcttcttcttcatgttCTTCTTCTATAACATACTCTGTTTCAAAGTTATTTTTGTACACATTTCTAACACTTAGTTTAAGATTCAGACCAAATTCTTCAGCTTTATTAGTTAAATTAAGGCATACTTTTAGAAATCACCACAAATTAGTAAACCCAGtaattcaaacaaatcaaacataTTCATGCAATCTTTTTGTAGGAAGTTGGGTTTTTGATGAATCATACCCTTTATATCAATCTTCTCATTGTCCTTTTATTGATCCTGAATTTAATTGTAAATTGTACGGTAGACCTGACTCTACTTACCTCAAATACCGCTGGAAACCTGCTTCCTGTGACCTCCCCAG GTTTAATGGCGTGGAATTTTTGCAAAGGATGAGAGGGAAAAGAATAATGTTCGTAGGAGATTCATTAGGGAGGAATCAATGGGAGTCTTTGATTTGTATGATATTTTCTGCATTGCCAAGATCATCACCTACACATATCATTAAAGGGGACCCACTTACCACTTTCAGTTTCCTG GAATATGGAGTGAAAATATCATTCTATAGGGCACCATATTTGGTGGACATAGATATAGTTGAAGGCAAGAGAATTCTTAAGCTTGATGAAATTTCAGGCAATGGAAATGCATGGCAAGGTGTTGATGTGCTTATATTTAATACTGGTCATTGGTGGACTCACAAAGGTTCTCTCCAAGG GTGGGACTATATGGAATCAGGAGGCATGCTGTATGAAGATATGGATCGTTTGACAGCCTTTTATCATGGGCTGACTACGTGGGCCAGATGGCTTGACGCCAATCTTGATATCACTCGGACCCGGGTCATTTTTCAATCCATTTCTCCCACCCATTACAA TCCAACAGAATGGACTTCCGGCTCGCTAGCAATGACAAAAAACTGCTATGGGGAGACATATCCTGCTAGTGGAATGGTGTACGCGACAGACGGATACCCAGCAGAGGATGCAGATAAAATGAGAATAGTGGATACAGTGCTCAAAGAAATGAGCGTACCTGTATACCTCCTTGATATTACAATGCTCTCAGCTATGAGAAAAGATGCACACCCTTCCATTTACAGTGGCGATCTCAAACCATATCAAAGGGCTAACCCTCAAAAATCTGCCGATTGTAGCCATTGGTGCCTTCCTGGCTTGCCTGATACTTGGAATCACTTATTTTACACTGCATTGTtgttttaa